From Amycolatopsis sp. WQ 127309:
GGCAGTGTCGTGCGGCTGACCCAGGCCCAGAGCGCGCTCGGGCAGCTGCTGCTGGGCACCGGCCGCTGGGACGACGCGCTGGCCGAGGTGGATGTCGTCCCCGACGACCTCAAAGACCCGAGCGTGGCGTGCTGCGACCACGGGGTCGCCGCGATCATCCACTTCCACCGCGGCGACGGCCCCGCGGCCCGCAAGCACCTCGACGTCGCGTCGCCGTATTCGGAACGCATCGGCGGCCGGGTCGTGGAGTCCCTGGCCCGGGCCCGCAGCCTCGCCTTCGAGCACGACGGCTTGCCCGAGCGGGCGCTCGCCGCGCTCACCGACGCGCTGGCCGGTGAAGACGAGGGCGAGGACCTGCTCGCCGACGCCGCCCGGCTGGCCGCGGCGACCGGCGACACGCGGACCGCGGTGGAGATCGACGCCCGGGTCCGCAAGATCGCCGCCGGTTCCACCGTGCCGCACCGCCTCGCGCTGGCCTCGTACTGCCACGGCCTGCTCGAGCTGGACGCGGCGACGCTGCTGCAGGCCGCCGACGGCTACCGCGACGCGGGCCGCCCGCTCTCGCGGGCCAAGGCCCTGGAAGCCGCCGCGATCGCCTTCGCCGAAACCCGGTCCGACGACCGCGGCTCGGCGCGGGCCGCCTTCACCTACGCCCTCGACCTCTACGCCGAGCTGGGCGCGCACTGGGACGTGGCCAGGCTGCGTGCGCGGTTCCGCGCGTTCGGCATCCGGCGCGGCCCGACGGTGAAGCACCGCCAGATCACCCACGGCTGGGACAGCCTGACCCCGACCGAAGGCAAGATCGCCGCGCTCGTCGTCGAAGGACTGTCGAACCCGCAGATCGCGGCCCGCCTGTACCTGTCCCCGCGCACGGTCGGCACGCACGTGTCGCACATCCTGACCAAGCTCGATGTCCACTCGCGTATCGACATCGCGCGGGAAGCGGCCCGGCACCGGTCCGCTTCGGGCTGACGCGGCGCGGCGGAAGCGCCTGAACCACCCGCGAACGGTCGCCACGAACGGGCCGAGGGTGCTCGGCCGATCCATGGGAATGCGCGTGGTTGTCGTCACGCCCTCCGCCTGACCAAGCTCGATGTCCACTCGCGTATCGACATCGCGCGGGAAGCGGCCCGGCACCGGTCCGCTTCGGGCTGACGCGGCGCGGCGGAAACGCCGGAACCACCCGCGCACGGTCGTCACGAACGGGCCGAGGGTGCTCGGCCGATTCGCGGGAACGTACTTGGTTGTCGTCACGCCCTCCACGCTATCGAACTGATGAGCGAGCGCCATCGCTGAAACGGGTGAACTCCGGGCACGCCCCGACCAAGGGCGTGCCCGGGACATCAGGCCGCGGCCTCGGGCGCGTCCTGCTGGTGCACCGGGAGCAGGACGTGCGGAGCCGGCGTCGGTGCCGGCTCCGGAGCCGGTTCCGGCTTGGGCGCCGGTTCGGGTTCCGGTTCCGCCGGAACCCGCTGGGACACCGTGATGTGCCCGCTGGCCACCTGGCCGAGCAGGATCACCAGCACCAGCACCAGCGGAACCTGCCAGCCGCCGGTGTGCGTGTGCAGCCAGCCGCAGGCCAGCACGCCGAAGCCGGCGATGACGTACCCCACGCCCTGGACCACCGCGGACAGCGCCAGGGAACTGTCCTTGCTGCGCAACGAGATCGTCGTCAGGACGAACGCGAGCGAGCCCATGCCCGCGCCGGTGGCCGCGGCCCACAGCCAGGGCGCCGCCGCCGGTGCGATCAGCAGGCCGGCCACGCCGACGACGTTGGGTACGGCCAGCACGACCACGAGCAGGGTCTGGTTGCGCCACCGGCGCGTCCAGCCGGGCACCAGCCACATCATGGGCAGCCCCATGGCCATCGACAGCGCGAGGTACGCGCCGGCACTCGCCGGCGGCACACCCGCGCTGCGCAGGATTCCCGGGAGCCAGCCCATGACCAGGAAGGTGACCGTCGAGATGAGTCCGAAGTGGAGGGTCAGGGCGCGGGCCCGCACCGGTCCGGTCGCGACCTTCGGCGCCAGGAACTCGACGTGTGTGCGCCGCCACACCCGCTGGGCCAGCAGGGCCGTGAGCGCCCACACGCCCAGGCCGACCCGCCACGACGACGACAGCACCGCCAGGGGCGTGATCAGCGCCCCCGCCGTGCTGCCCAGCCCGAGCCCGAGGGTGAACGCGGCCGACCCCTTCGCCAGCATCGGCAGCACGGTGCCGAGCGCGGCGATGGCCAGGCACGCCAGCGCCGTCCCGGCCAGCAGCGGCACCGGGCCGCCGAGGACCCGTGCGAACAGCGACGCCGCCAGCCCGAGGAGGGACACGGTGACGATCCGGTGCGTCCCGATCCGGGCGCACAGCCAGGGCGACGCCCAGCCGCCGAGGCCGATCGCCCACAGGGGCAGCGCGACGAGCACGGCGGCGACCAGGCTCCCGGCGACCGAGATGTCCGGCAGGGCCGCGCCCAGGCTCGTCACGGCCGGGCGCAGATTGAGGGCCAAGATGAAGATCACGACGGTCGAAACAGGGGTAGCACGGGACATCGCTCCTCCTCGGTATCGAGGCCGGAGCGTGGAGCCCCGTGAAGCAATGCTTCGCGATCGGACCACAACAGACATCCGTCACCTGACGGATCTATGAAGTTCCGTTGCAGCTCAAGGGAGTGCGGTGTCCCGGAGGCCCGCGAACGGGCGTGCATCGGCACGGCCGGACGGGGGTGCGCCGACCGCGCCCAGCAGGTCGGTGTGCCGGGGTGCCCACCCCAGCTCCCGGCGGCTGCGCGGGGCGCGGCACCGGCTCGACGCGGCGAGGATCAGCGCGTCGAAAGCACCCCAGACGGTCGTGGCCTCCGCCGGGGTGAGGCTGCGCGTGGCGCACCCCCGCTCCCGGGCCACGGCTTCGGCGATCCACCGGGTCGGGGTCTCGCCCGCGACCGCGTGGTAGAGCGCGCCGGCGGTGCCCCGGGCCAGCGCGAGCCCGAAGAGCCGGGCGACGTCGTCGAGGTGCACGTGGGAGTAGGTGTTGAGGCCTTCGCCGACGTAGCACGCGGCACCGGTCTCCTCGGCCGACCGGCGGATCAGCGGCACGTGGCCGTGGTCGCCCGGACCCCAGACCATGCCGGGCCGCACGACGATCGCGCGCACGTCCCGGCCGGCCGCGGCCCGCACCAGCTCCTCGACCGCCAGTCGCCGCGCGGCCAGCGGTTCGACCGTGAACGGGTCGTCCTCGGCGAAGACGTCTTCGCTCCAGGCACCGCCGGTGCGCTGGAGGAGGACCCCGCTGCCGGAGGTGAACAGGAACGTCTTCCCGGAGCCGGCGAGCGCGTCGAGCAGGTGCGCGACGACGCGCTCTTCGGCCTCCGCGTCGAGCTGGGCGGCGAAGACGACCGCGCCGGACGCCGAGGCGGCCGCGACGACCTCGGCGAGGCCGCCGTCGACGTCGCCGCGCAACGGCGTGATGCCTTGGCGCGTCAGGCGTCCGGCCGCTTCGCCGGAGCGGGCCAGGCCGGTGACGTCGTGGCCCGCTCCGGCGAGGTGACGCGCGACGCCGCCGCCGACGAAGCCCGTCGCGCCGATGACGAGGACCTTCACGGCCGGGCCCCCGCGAGGTACTCGCGCAGGGTGCGCACGAACCACTCCGGGGCCTCTTCGGCGACGAAATGGCCGGTCGGGGCGATGAAGCCGGTGAGGTCCTTGACGTACGGGCGCAGGGCTTCCGTGGTCTGGCCGCCCACCGAGTCCCGGCCGCCGATGGACAGGACCGGCACGCTCACCCCGCGTTCGGCGAGGACGCCCCGGTTCTGCACGCCGTCGTCGAGCAGGGTCCGGTAGTGCCCGAAACCGCCGCGCAGCCGGTCCCGGCCGCGGTAGGAGCACGCGTAGAAGTCGAGTTCCTCACTGGTGAACGTCGACGGCGTGCTCCGGGCGGTGAAGGTCGCCTCGACGAACTCCCGCTCGTGGCCGTCCAGGAGCATTTCGGGGAACACCGGCGCCATGAAGAACCCGAAGTGCCACGAGCCCCCGGTGACGACGTTCATCGACTCCTCGAGGTCGACCCCCGGAAGGAAGGCGTCGAGCAGCACGACGGCGGCGACGTCCGCGGGCCGGTGCAGCGCCCAGGCGAAGGCGACCATGCTGCCGATGTCGTGCCCGACGACCACCGCGGGCCCGGTCAGGCCGAGTGCGGCGAGCAGGCCGCGCACGTCGTCGGCCTGGTTGACCTTGGTGTAGCCGCCGGCGGGCCGCTCGCTGGCCCCGGTGCCGCGCAGGTCGGGGACGACCACCGTGTGGTCCTCGGCGAGGGCGGGCAGCACCCGGGCCCAGGCGCGGCCGGTCTGGGGCCAGCCGTGCAGCAGCACCAGCAGCGGACCGTGGCCGCCCACCGCGGCCGAGAGCCGGACGCCGTTCGTGTCGGCGGTGCGGACGTCGAAGCCCTCGGGCAGCCATTCGTAGGTGCTCATGCGGGCAGCCCGCTCGGCTCGCCGCCGTTGGCGACGACGACGGTGCCGTTGATGTAGCTGCTGTCGGCGTCCACGAGGAACCGGACCACCCGGGCGATCTCCTCGGGTTCGCCGATGCGCTCGCGGAGGTTGGCCCGGCCCAGGACGTCGACGTTGTCGCCGAGCATGGCGGTGGTGCCCGCGGTGCGGACCGGGCCGGGGGAGACGCCG
This genomic window contains:
- a CDS encoding alpha/beta fold hydrolase, producing the protein MSTYEWLPEGFDVRTADTNGVRLSAAVGGHGPLLVLLHGWPQTGRAWARVLPALAEDHTVVVPDLRGTGASERPAGGYTKVNQADDVRGLLAALGLTGPAVVVGHDIGSMVAFAWALHRPADVAAVVLLDAFLPGVDLEESMNVVTGGSWHFGFFMAPVFPEMLLDGHEREFVEATFTARSTPSTFTSEELDFYACSYRGRDRLRGGFGHYRTLLDDGVQNRGVLAERGVSVPVLSIGGRDSVGGQTTEALRPYVKDLTGFIAPTGHFVAEEAPEWFVRTLREYLAGARP
- a CDS encoding NAD-dependent epimerase/dehydratase family protein, whose translation is MKVLVIGATGFVGGGVARHLAGAGHDVTGLARSGEAAGRLTRQGITPLRGDVDGGLAEVVAAASASGAVVFAAQLDAEAEERVVAHLLDALAGSGKTFLFTSGSGVLLQRTGGAWSEDVFAEDDPFTVEPLAARRLAVEELVRAAAGRDVRAIVVRPGMVWGPGDHGHVPLIRRSAEETGAACYVGEGLNTYSHVHLDDVARLFGLALARGTAGALYHAVAGETPTRWIAEAVARERGCATRSLTPAEATTVWGAFDALILAASSRCRAPRSRRELGWAPRHTDLLGAVGAPPSGRADARPFAGLRDTALP
- a CDS encoding MFS transporter, which encodes MSRATPVSTVVIFILALNLRPAVTSLGAALPDISVAGSLVAAVLVALPLWAIGLGGWASPWLCARIGTHRIVTVSLLGLAASLFARVLGGPVPLLAGTALACLAIAALGTVLPMLAKGSAAFTLGLGLGSTAGALITPLAVLSSSWRVGLGVWALTALLAQRVWRRTHVEFLAPKVATGPVRARALTLHFGLISTVTFLVMGWLPGILRSAGVPPASAGAYLALSMAMGLPMMWLVPGWTRRWRNQTLLVVVLAVPNVVGVAGLLIAPAAAPWLWAAATGAGMGSLAFVLTTISLRSKDSSLALSAVVQGVGYVIAGFGVLACGWLHTHTGGWQVPLVLVLVILLGQVASGHITVSQRVPAEPEPEPAPKPEPAPEPAPTPAPHVLLPVHQQDAPEAAA